The Elaeis guineensis isolate ETL-2024a chromosome 12, EG11, whole genome shotgun sequence sequence AGGTAGAGGAGAAACATAATATGATGCTATGCATCTCACAAAGTGATTTCATCATACAGACACTGAAAAGATACAGTTGACTCATAATTAAAACCAAGTACTGAAGACAAGAACAACCTGATCGACACAGGAAAGTGGACCCCAGAAAACCCTTTCTAAAGACAGAGGTGATGAATAGCATAGTAATGCCTGATTTATGACATAGTTTTAGTGAGAAATACCGGAAGAATATCAAAGATACTAATCCAAGACCAACATCAGCAACCTATATCTCATCCTTGTTATTCCAAGAGAACTAAGTGGCATGTGAGAGCATTATAGATAGCAATCAGAAATCACACTCCACAGGCATTGGAGGAATATTTTGTTTAGATAGCAACCAGAACACATATCACGCACCTAAGCATTTGTATATATCATAGACAGAATTAATACAAGTTGCATCCAATTCTTGCAATTACTTGCATTATTTTTCAAGTTGCTTAGTCTTGTCTTGGGAATTCGATTAAGTTCTCTTTTTTCAGGGAAGGATGTAGTTTAATTTCATCAGTATACGAAAATAATCCTCTGCAGTGTGATGGGAAATGTGATGCTGCAAGTTACAGGGAAAAGATAGTGCCAACAAACGTCCAATAAGGATCGCTAAAGATATGTAGTCATTCTTCCCATTATAAAGCCAATTTGCAGGTCTCTGAAGTCCATATTGTCCAATGATCCTCTAGTATAAGTGCAGAAATTTGGTTGACAATGAACATAATCATATTTTCTGGGATGACAGTTCTGATTAGGTTTGTTAGGTCAAGTAAGAATAGTAGTTCCTGACTTTATGAACTCTGCATGATGTCAACCAACTTAACATTCAGGAACTCTCTAGCTAAATCAATATGGAGTTACATTTTGATACTTATGCCATATTATATACTGTTATATCATCAAAAACTTAAGATTACCAGATTATTCAGATTTAGCAGATGAATGGTATCATCGtaagatgaaaatataaaaaaagtaaATCAACACAAAATATGTCTAGCATCATATGCTATCtaataagagaatgtcatcccaATGAACTCATGTGGGACCTCCTAATGATTAGATGTAATTATTCGGACATTACCTGTTGCACCCAACGGATGCCCAAGAGCAATTGCACCTCCATTTACATTTACTTTTGCTGGATCCAGCTCCAGCTTCTTGCAGCAATAAACAAATTGAGAGGCAAAAGCCTACATAGAAGACAATAATAAAATTCAGAATTTCAAATCAATTTCATATTAGTGAAATGTAGCACAGAATAAAATCACAACAGTTGCCCTAAACTGTTACCTCATTTAATTCAAAGAGGTCGATATCTTCAATCTGAAGACCAGCAGATTTTACTGCAGCAGGTATTGCAACAGCAGGACCGATGCCCATAACAGCAGGATCTACTCCCACTGCTGCAAAACTCCTACAAGGATCGAACATAAATGTTATACATTATACAACAACAAATCAGCAAGAATGTTGTTAAATAAAACCCCCAAGTTAATGGACACAACTTATGGGCAAGATGCCGAGACAAAAACCAAAATAATATGTATCCAAATTGTGACAAAATGGCATGGATGATGTCTGAAAGAGCAAATCCAGAACAGATATTGGAGagaatatatataaacatatttaTAATGACTTCTGgagaaaacaagaagaaaaaCTCTAGTACGCCTATGGCTTATCCTATTCACGAAAAAGGGTTGGCTTTATATATGAACATTTGCCAAAGTCTATAAATGTTCTACCACCGTTCGTCCACATGATGCCAACTCTCTCAATTGGTGCTGAATTTTGTGAGTTCTTAGCATAAAAATGGTTTAaccatcagatctaaaagcacAATTGGTGGATAGAGAATCTATTTATCGATTATGGTATTTTAACTCATTCAATCAGCAAACAGCAGACTGCCTGGACTCAGAAAAGAGTTTAGTTGAAGAAGTAAAAGTGCAGGGTCTGATGTAGGAATGAAAGAATCATCTCTACAAAAAAATTCTAGTAGTTGTGACTAGTTGATGCTAGTCAGTATCATCAAGGATAACCAAAAGGCCAAGGTGATTTATTGATTGCAGCTGATTGTGGCAGAATCAAATTGTGAATACTTAAAATTATCCTAAGATGAGTAGACCTAGTAAGATGGACTAGCACAGCCAAGACCAAAATATAGACCTAGCTACATCAAACCAGCATGCTACAATAGTTAGTTAACCCAGCCAGTTGAATTAACTTTGTTCAATTGCATATATAAGTTGCCAACATATTCATGAGGGAAGGTTCTAAACCTGAATACACCAAATATGGGGAACCCCTTCTTGATGGCTACATCTCTCCTCATGAGGAGGACTGCTGCAGCGCCATCACTCACTTGACTAGAATTGCCTATAATTACACCATCGAAATAAGCATCCATATCCACAGTACAACCTGATGCCCAGGCAAATGCATAGAAAAGAAATGCTTCATTACCAGCAGTTGTGCTCCCATCTTTTTGAAATACGGGTTTGAGCTTTGCAAGACCTGACAATGATGTCTCTGGCCGAATTCCATCATCCATAGATATTGTCACTTGTTTTTCGTCTCCAGTTTTTGGGTCTACAATCTTCACAAATAAGTACCACCAAATCAATCATTAGCCAATTTTCTTtaacaagaaaagaaagcaaGATAACTTGAGCCCCAAGAATGGGAATGTCTACTAAAGAAGCTGGTGCAAGCATATACAGATGACTGCTCTACTCATTGTCATTCCAGAGCTTTCTATGTTCTAATGCATGACATTTAAGTTACTGCGAATGATGAAATCACCAGTCATCCAGTGATAAACTTTTTTTTGGCTTAAAGAAGTTGGAATTTAACATTCATTAGCTTAATTACATCTTGTATTTTACCACCCAACTAGTTGAATGTGGCAACTGCCACTTTGCAACAGTCCATCTGCATCATTGAATGaggatatgaattttttaaacATGGGAGGCATTGAGATTGGACCGTCTAGCAATATCTCACCTTGGTGACAACAGGAACGATTTCATCTCTAAATTTACCAGATGCAGTTGCAGCAGCTGCCCGCCTATGAGATTCAACCTAACCACAATTTTCAAGACAAGAATATAATTTAACACAAGAGAAATATCATCATCTCAGACCAAGTTATACACTATCCAAAAACTCACAGCAGCCCAATCTTGTTCCTGTCGGGTTACACCATAACGACAAGCAACATTTTCAGAGGTAATTCCCATGGGAAGGAGACAATCTTGAGCTTGCTGAAGTGTTTTTACCTGAAACATCCACAAAAATAACAAAAAAGAGTGCCTGATAGCCACCTCCAAATAATCTTATCCAAAAGCAAGAATAGTGTGAAGTTTGCTGACATCTGAAGCAAAAAATAAATCACAGACATACTTTTGGATTTATTGACCCTTCCCAAGAAACTACATTTGCAGTCATAGATTCTAGCCCAGCACCAATGCCTGCATTGGTAAATGAAATTTAGCACTGGGAGCTTGAATGAAAATAAGACAAAGCATAAACTCACCAATATCATAAAACCCAGCTTTTATGGAAGCAGCAACATCAGCAACTGCCTGAAGGCCAGATGAGCATTGCCGGTTAACAGTTCTGACAGGCACAGTTTCTGAAGGATTccataaaataattttcatgttagtGGGCATAACAATAAGTGTTAAATTCATATTAAACAAGGAAATGAAAATACCAGGGAAACCAGCATAGAAAGCTGCCATCCTGCACTCAGTGGCTCTTTGAGAGCCTGGTGCCAAGACAGTGCCAACCACAATATCACCGACTTCATTTGGATTCAGTTTAGTCTTGTCCAACAATCCCTGTTATTATGAATGACAGCATAAATAAAAGCTAAGAGAGTTGCCAAATCATGTGAGAGTAAAAAGTTGAAAAATAGCAAACCTTAAGAACAGTTGCTAGCAGGTCCTCAGGGTATGTATCTTTAAATCCTCCTCGCTTGGACTTGCAAATTGGAGTTCGATAAGCACTATATCACATGGACAAGAGAATAAAAATTAGCTAGAAAATATATGATTGTACTTGACTACtcgtaatataataataataacaagcaTGATAAATTGTTGACACAAGATACTACAGTTCACTTTCCGCTATGGTAAATCAATATAACAAGTCTGATGCCCCaagaaaaaaaggataaggtaaaTCATCAGAGAAGCATTGAACATGATGTCAACAAAGTGGATAACAAAGGCTAACATGATGTAAGCACATTAaaacaacataaaaaattatgaagagaACCTATAAAATCATATATGTTGCAGTTTAAGATACCCACAATTCCACGTTTTGGGCCCAAAATGCCTTTCAGATGATAATATACCATTTTAGTTTTCCATGGTACTCTTGAAGGCAGTACCATGTTCTTCCATTTCTATCAGGGGAGGAAACCTGTGCGAAGCAACGAAGGAAGCAGAAGTGGCAAAAGACCACAAATaatgaggaaaaaaaatgatACGTTTGAAACCTCAATAACATAAAACAATGAGACGCACGTTAGAAAGTGGGTAACTGAGGCCATCAAATACATTATATTATCTAAACATGCCTGACATATTAGATTTAATGATTTCGTCCTCTGTCAAGTAGGATAACCTTGAAATGTGCCAAAATAAAAATGGTGTAGCTAACACCATCTTGTCTGTAGTAGAAAAGGGACCAATTCCCATATATTTTTGGAACATTTCCTATATGTTTCGTGTTAGCAGGGAAATGATTTTCCATTTGCGAAGATTATATACCATTAACAACACATATTTACCTCAATTTGCCAATATTTAAAAAGATGATATCTAGTATAGTCTATGTTGATTGTGGACTAGCATCCCCAATCTCAAATAATTCAGGCATATGCTCTATGTCTTTCTTGCAACGTAAAAACAAAACAAACTGTTTCTCTTTCTGAAGAGCAAATTGTACTATATTTTGAAGGAAACCGCAATTCTAAATGATGAATACGAGCTACAGATCAAAAGCCCCAAATTGTAAACGAAAACCAAACAGTGGATCGCATATCGAGATAACTTACGCCACAACAACGACATCATCTCCAAAGCAAGAACTCCTCTGATACGCTGTACTATCGCCAGCAGCACAAATAGAAGCCTGCCCAGAAATCGCCAATTCTCTAATGTAAGATAAATAAATATGACAGCAAGTAAAGAAATAAACAAGAAAGGACCTCCCAACCAAAATAAGCAAAGGTTTAGGCCCCAATCCCAAAGAGAGAGGCCCAAAACGTTGGAATTAGATTCCACAACCGTATCCGAATAAACGAAGGATCCACTTCCCAGCAACAGATCAAATGGCATCTAGATTCTCATACCCTCGGTCGGAAACACAACCAAGAAAACCTAAAATTCGAATCAGGATACGGACGAAACACAACCAAGAAAACCTAAAATCTGAGTCAGGATACGGACGAAAGATATCTAACATTCCGGAGCCTACGAAACGTAAATATCGAAACCAAGAAAAAGCAACCGAAGAAGAACTGAAGGCCAGGGAATCCAAACCAGAAATCCTCCAAGGGATAGAAAGGAAAGCCTAGAGACCCACGAAAATTCGAGAGGGAGGAAATAAATTACCGATAGCATAGACGATTCATCGAGGGAAGGAGTGGAAGGTTGGAGGTGTTGGAGGAGGACTCGCTGCCTGTTGATCGCCTTCTCCATCTTTTCTCCCTTCGATTCTATCTACCGCGCTCTCGTTTTCTTATTCTCCCTTCCTGCCGATCCCGGGTGGAGATATTAATCCCTGGACCGCTGGACGAAGCGGCAAGCTATTGCGGAAAGAGAAGCAGAGTCCTCCGGAAGGGCCCTGCGATGGACCTTTGTATCCTCGAGGTCGAGTGCACCATCTCCGAGGGACGATACGATGCTATGGGGACCAAAAATATTATCGAAGCCGTCTATGCCACGTGGAAGGAGTCCAATGGTTGGTCTATTTGAAGGGGTCGGGTGTTCGCCTGGTATATGGCCTCGTAGTCATGATATAAAACAACAATGATGAACTGCCACGTGGAAGAAAGAAGTCATTGGGTGCCAAGTTTGGGCTCCGATTCTGCGAACCACCACTTGCCCTGCGCGCCCATCATGTTCTCGAACAGAGGAGGGCCAAGGCGTtgagaaagattttttattcttgaATGTCCGCATAAATGAATATTCGTAGACGGGCGGGTGATTCGACGAATGGCAACGACCACGTCTCCTTCGTCATCCCGCATTTGATTTTTTATGCGGATCATTGCGGGATGGGATAAGGAGGAGCTGAAACACTGCGGGAGGGGGACGGTGTGGTCGAGAAGGTGCGAACACCGTAGGTGGGACGTGGGTAGGCGTGCCGGCAATAGCTTAACTGTTTTTGGCGTTTTGTATCGCGGCGAGCGCCGCCTCTTAGCTGTGGGAAGGAATAACGAGGATAGGGATCCGCCACCGATACATTCAGCTCGGGTGGGAGGCTGCCCCATGCGGGTAGGACATACTGTATGTTGTGGGTTGGATATCGagagattgaattttaaaaatctcGTATCGATCATAGTTGAGAATATCTGctgtttaaaaatataaatttttttttattcacgtGAGATATTTTTTACGGGACAAAATTgtgaagaatgagattctcaatcCCTCATAGGAATGCATCCCGTCTCGAAACAGACAATACCTTACGTGATCTGATAAAGAGAGAAAGTTCGTACTCTTAAATACATAGTCTCAACATTGACACGTCAGATAGGAGAATCCGTCTCCGCATCCACTCATAGATCTTCTCGATTGAAGGGACTACGTCTTTTGCGGTGCAAAATCGTGAGGAGCGGGATTCTCAACGTCTCATAGAGATACGCTCCGTCTCGAAATGGATAATACCTCACGTGACCTACGGTAAGGGGGAAAAATTTTATACTCTTAGATGCGTAGCTTCAACATTGTGTATGAGTACGGTTAGGGTTAATGACACAGTCATAAGAACCTATGATGTGCGTATGAAGCGGTGTATCAATGTAATAAGGAGGGGTTTGCATTGTAGTTGCAGAGAGCAACAACATGGGAAGGAGATGTGCAATTCATCCATCATTCTCATCTCTCTCCCTTATCTAGCTTAGACGTAAGGTTATGATCAATTTTTATCCCGGCTCGATCATCCTATCAGCGGTCAAAGCCTCTTTCTCGGGGGTtgtgcatgagagagagagagagagagaggaaatagTGGTAATATGCGGTCTAAATTATGCTA is a genomic window containing:
- the LOC105055550 gene encoding 3-ketoacyl-CoA thiolase 2, peroxisomal encodes the protein MEKAINRQRVLLQHLQPSTPSLDESSMLSASICAAGDSTAYQRSSCFGDDVVVVAAYRTPICKSKRGGFKDTYPEDLLATVLKGLLDKTKLNPNEVGDIVVGTVLAPGSQRATECRMAAFYAGFPETVPVRTVNRQCSSGLQAVADVAASIKAGFYDIGIGAGLESMTANVVSWEGSINPKVKTLQQAQDCLLPMGITSENVACRYGVTRQEQDWAAVESHRRAAAATASGKFRDEIVPVVTKIVDPKTGDEKQVTISMDDGIRPETSLSGLAKLKPVFQKDGSTTAGNSSQVSDGAAAVLLMRRDVAIKKGFPIFGVFRSFAAVGVDPAVMGIGPAVAIPAAVKSAGLQIEDIDLFELNEAFASQFVYCCKKLELDPAKVNVNGGAIALGHPLGATGARCVSTLLNEMKRRGKDCRFGVVTMCIGSGMGAAAVFERGDGVDALCNARKIPSQNLLSKDAR